tcactactgcggtagtgactttcatgcctagacgaggagggagaatccgtcgttgtcttctccggctgttggctcttctgcaggaaggttaagaactcctcctgcttctcggccaagaacagcttgacagcttcatttaaatcgggctgctgggaagactcggtgcgatgactcctggagtggcttgttccttcttcgtgagaaccggaggtagatgtctcccgaggccgtttttcagacctgcgagctggactagcttcctcacggtgatcacgaacggtattatgggtgttatgtgatctggtatgcattttttttggtggaggaggatcaaaaactcgctttatcacaaatttggttctctgcttcccacagacggcgccagtgatgaagcggcgaatttttgatgtttgtaaatgcaggaaataaatgaagatcaacacagagattttacgtggttcgatttactgaggtaaatctacgtccacggggagaaatgggggcaggtttgtattgcttgatctgcgaattacagcttacaacactggcctgctttatgatattctctctagagagctttttagaatttaacagaagaagaagaccttatctatctgacctaggttctatttatacagtgaaccaagatcgtggcatgcagcatttattaggtagtggatgtcgtggagatcgtggcgaccttgcatgggtccactatcctgcatgagttaatgactgcttgacaccactaaatagatcgtcggtgtagtggaggtggaaatcttgcatgagtccactatctcctagttcggtcgaatactgagaccgaactgctgaattattgccgagcagcttttgccgatctgagagtagagcttgatgccgacctgagagcagagcttgatgagttggctttcaccgagttgtaggctggggccgaactctttggttgtgccgaactgaactctttagtcacgccggactgatactctttagtcatgccgaactgatactctgtcttgggctttactgctgtactgatactctttagtcatgccgaactgatactctgtcttgggctttactgctgttgggcttgtttagtacgtactccatcactaatCATGGAGGAGGTCATCAGGAGGTCAGCAAACTACGAAGCCAGTATCTGGGACGACGATTACATTCAGTCGTTCGCAAGTCCATACACGGTAAAACTAGCATCATTAATTGCAGTTCATGCACACGAACACATTGAATGTATTTCACACAATGTGTTGAACATTCATGTAGGGGGAGAAGTACGTTCGCGAAGCTGAGAAGCTGAAAGATCTGGTGAAAATACTGATCCACGAAACCGAACACGAGCTCGACCAGCTTCACCTTATCGACAATATGACGAGACTAGGTGTATCTGGCCACTTCAAGGACCAGATAACTAAACTGTTGACCAACATTTATGAGGCACAAGAATGGTGTGAAGAGGACTTGCATTTCACATCTCTCAAATTCAGACTTCTCAGACAGCATGGTTATCATGTTCCTCAAGGTTAATTCTAACACAttttaatcaaactaaattACTAACAATATTTTCTTAACTAACTGACTAACTGATCCTTAACGGATTTGTTGGTGCAGAGGTTTTCTGTAGTTTGATGGATGAGGAAGGAAATTTCAAGGCCTCCCTTTGTGAAGATGTGAGAGGGCTCGTATCTCTGTATGAAGCTTCGTATCTAAGCATGGAAGGGGAAAGCATAATGGATTTAGCCAAAGATTTCTCACTGAATCATCTTGCTCAAAAGCTTGACCAAATCACAGAGCCGCATCTAAAGGAGCAAGTGAGGCATGCTTTGGAGTTTCCTCAGCATTGGAGATTGCAGAAGCTAGAAGCCAGGTGGTTCATACAAGCGTACGAGAATACCTCTGAAGCAAACCTTATTCTGGTGGAGCTGGCTAAGTTGGAGTATAACATGGTACAAGCAACATACCAGCAAGAGCTCAAACGACTTTCAAGGTAAATTAGttagtagtactagtttttactttttagttagaTTGGAAGCATTCATTGTTGGTGATTTACAATTTTAGTTGGTATAGAGAGACTGGTCTTCCGGAAAAGCTAGGATTTGTTAGGCACCGGTTGGCAGAGAGCTTCTTGTGGGCTCTGGGATTCGTTCCGGAGCCTCATCTTGGATATTCAAGGGAGATTTTGAGCAAGATAGCTGTGTTTATCAACATAATAGATGACATATACGACGTTTATGGCACCTTGGAAGAACTTCAGTTGTTCACTGACACAATCGAGAGGTTGGTTTGATTGCTTCATTTATTCACATGTATCATTGTCAATTGCAACCACTAATGCTACTACCTTTAGGTGGGATATTAATTCACTGGACAGCCTTCCAGAATATATGAAGATTTGCTTCTTAGCTCTCTTCAATTCTGTGAATGAATTGGCTTATCATATACTCAGAGACCAAGGTTTCCTTGTCATCTCTAATCTTAAGAATCTGGTAAAAACATGTGTATATGTTATCTATATACTATGATTATGATAATTAATGTATGAGGAAGTTTGGTAGTAATGTGTGTTTGTTGTTTCAGTGGGCAGAACTGTGTAGAGCTTACTACTTAGAAGCAGCATGGTTTCACAGCGGTTATGTCCCAACCACATATGAGTACCTAAATACAGCTTGGATTTCCATTTCTGGCCCTCTACTTCTTTTTTATGGTTACTTCACCACAAATCTTATCAACAAGAATGAATTGAAGAGCTTAGAGCAATATCCTGGCATCATTCGTTGGCCATCCACAGTTCTTCGTCTGGCCGATGACTTGGGAACTTCATCTGTAAGAAAACTATGTACTAATTTATAATATAGCTTAAGCCTCAACACATCCATGTATGAATATAGAGTGTTCTTGAACAGGACGAAATGAAACGAGGGGATGTTCCAAAAACAATGGAGTGCTACATGAAGGAGACGGGATGCTCTGAGGAGGATGCTCGCAAGCATATAAAGCAGGTGATAGACACGGCACTGAAGCGAATGAACAAAGAGATATTGATGGAGAATCCCATAAAGAATTTTGGGCAGACTGCCATGAACCTTGGACGAATCTCACTCTGCATGTATCAGCATGGAGATGGCTTCGGCCTTCCCCATTCCGAAACCAAGAAAAATCTGGTGTCCCTTCTCGTTCAGCCCTTTTCGATGCCTTGAATTCCTATGCAGCAGCTTTAAACATATGTAGTATTTCAATAAGTATGCCTTGAACTCAACTCATCAAATCTGAGTTCTGAACAAGGAGACTAGCTGCTGTTTATTAACTTGTATCCAACATTCTGTATAATTATCAAGTCTGGTTTCTTATTATGTTGACATTATTGTCCAAAGTTCTCATCTCCCCAAGATCAACATCATAAGTATTTATAGAGATGCCCACGACTGAAATCGAAAACAAGAAAAGAAGTAATTAGCACAGAATTCCAAATGTAGCTGAATGATAATCAGCACAAGTTGGTTGAGGGTGTTGTTCAGTTAATAATTATTCCATGAACAATCTAGTTTTTAATCCCCTATGATGGGTACAACATAAAAACAATGTGGTTCACGTCCTTTGTTCTTCTTATAAGCACAAGCATCTGGCCAGATATTGCGCGCCTCCAGATTTGATTAATTCACCCAAATTCGCCTCAGCACAATGTAAAGCTCAGGCCTGTGACCTTCCTCCCACAATTTCTTCATTTCAATTTCAGTAACCATTGATCTGAGGCCTTGGTGTTGGGCCCGTAAGTCTGGAAAAGGGCATCTGATTGCGACCAGGGATGCCTCTAGGGCCAGACGCTCGATCAGCAGCAGTTGGATCTGATACTGATTTTGAGAAGGCCTGGGCCAGCTCAACTGCAGATGCTGCTTTCCCAAATCGCATGGGGGCATCTGTTGGTGCTGGCTTGCCATGTTCAATAGGTTTTCGCCAAGTCTCTGGAGATGGTGCCCTATCCTGTGGCTGTTTTGGTTGCTGGTTCCGATTCTTCTCAGCATCTTTATTATTTCTCCATATTTCGCTTTGCTTGTTGTTCCTCCTTTGTGAATCGCTTCTCTCAACATCCAGCTGGTTTTCTCGCCTGTTAGAGTATTTAGCCATCCTTTGATTGGTAGGAATACCTTCAGACTTTGGAGAAACTTCCTTCACCCTGTAAGTGtaaaaaatgcaaataaaatacAAGAGTCATTTTCATGAATGCCTAAATATCAAGTACAACCATATGTGCAATAACATCCAAAGCTGCACACAAGTAACCAAATACCTCAATGCAGGTTGACCCTCGTAGTTGATTAAGTCATCTTCAACCCCACGTGCCTTAAGAACCTGCCACATTTCCAGCAATTCttaacaaaagcaaaagcaataCTAGCTTTGAAACTATATGAACTGATTAGACGAGACAGAGAATTTTCATATCCCTCTTTTTCTAATGAGAAAAATGCTCAAATACACCAAGAGCTTTGAGATTTTAAATAGAAGGATTGAGATTCTTTGTTTTCTGAATGTTGTTTTCTGAAACAGAATTCAGGTTCTTTGTTTACAACTACAAGGAGTAAACAAGCTTTCTGAAATGAGATAAAAGTGAACTCACCAATTCCCGAGGCCGAGCTTCCCCAAAAACAGTCCCTCTGGAGCAACAAGACAAGCAGAAAATATGTCAGAAGTTATACCTCCCACAGGAGACAAGgataattcaaatagaaatatGCACACAGATAAAGTTGTGCCGGAACAAAGTAAGTGCAGCCAGTTTAACCATTTTATTTCAGTGCAAAATCAGCTAAAAATATCCAATTCAGTGGACCCAACAGATTTGTGTTATATTCGTTGTCCATGTAGAGTGTAAACAATGAGCAATGTGAAACAAAGGCTTCAAGGAAACCATATATTGTCTGGCAAGTGTAACATAGCTTATCCAAACACAATACTAACAAGCtttcaaataaacaaggaaCCTCAAGAAATAGCTATAATTCAGTTCGGCCCTTCCCAAAATGGCAATAGTACCTAAAGGCTGCATCTAATTCTCTTATAGCCGTTACCTTCAAGAAATAGAGATAACTGACATTCGACTATTTGGGCATTACAAGGTAAAGATTATATCATAGAATTTTAAGGGTACAAGAAAATCAGATAAAGATGATCCATGCTGCTCATTGCTCAAGATGAGACTCAGGGTGCAACTGCAACACCATCCAagcatttttttacttttcttttaagcacattgttttctctttttcaAAGCCATCAGATTTGATACACCTCAACATTCAACATTGTCAGTTTACCAAAATAACTAGACACATTTGGAGTAGCTGCaatgaaaataaacaaataaacctGGTAGTAAACCACCAATCAGGTCACAAATGCTGCAAAAGGAAAAACAATAGTGGATAAACAAATTCATTTCAACTAAAATTGCCTGCCTCACCCCCTCTTCAGTCCATAggcaatatttaatttttgtatagGTTTTAATCTTCAATTAATCTGCGACCCACTCCGTATAAAGGGACAGGAATTACACCCACTAGGCCACTACAAATAGTGGATAAACAAATCCATTTCAACTCCTCACCCCCTCTTGCGTCCATAACATCGTGCTTTTTATTGAGCCTGCAAATGATGATTTTATCAAACTACAGCATTACACAATCACCCCCAACCTCATCCCCCGTACTTGTGCATACTTCATATATGAATTATGCTTAAGGGTTGAGATTACATATGACCATGCCAGAAACACTTTCAGAAAAGCAAAGCCCAACATCAGCATCCACTAAAGGCTAACCTAAATTATATCATAAAATTCAATAATGGATACATATCTCTTCACACCCCTCCAAAAATTTCATTACTCCCTCTATCTGACAGCATAGAATTACTAGAAATATATTGACTATGAGTAGCTTATCTTGGGAGAGACCTGATAAATCAAACAAATACTCCCcctgtccgtgaataggagtcccgtttttctattttagtccgtccgcgaataggagtcccggttcccTT
This window of the Salvia splendens isolate huo1 unplaced genomic scaffold, SspV2 ctg499, whole genome shotgun sequence genome carries:
- the LOC121790388 gene encoding exo-alpha-bergamotene synthase-like, with product MEEVIRRSANYEASIWDDDYIQSFASPYTGEKYVREAEKLKDLVKILIHETEHELDQLHLIDNMTRLGVSGHFKDQITKLLTNIYEAQEWCEEDLHFTSLKFRLLRQHGYHVPQEVFCSLMDEEGNFKASLCEDVRGLVSLYEASYLSMEGESIMDLAKDFSLNHLAQKLDQITEPHLKEQVRHALEFPQHWRLQKLEARWFIQAYENTSEANLILVELAKLEYNMVQATYQQELKRLSSWYRETGLPEKLGFVRHRLAESFLWALGFVPEPHLGYSREILSKIAVFINIIDDIYDVYGTLEELQLFTDTIERWDINSLDSLPEYMKICFLALFNSVNELAYHILRDQGFLVISNLKNLWAELCRAYYLEAAWFHSGYVPTTYEYLNTAWISISGPLLLFYGYFTTNLINKNELKSLEQYPGIIRWPSTVLRLADDLGTSSDEMKRGDVPKTMECYMKETGCSEEDARKHIKQVIDTALKRMNKEILMENPIKNFGQTAMNLGRISLCMYQHGDGFGLPHSETKKNLVSLLVQPFSMP